The DNA segment TGGAAAAAGGCTGGTACAGAGAAGAGGGCATTGACCTGACCATCCAGGTACCCTCGGATCCAGCCGCCGCGCTCAAGCAGGTGGCCTATGGCAACACCGAGTTCGGGGTGAGCTTTCAGGAAGAAGTGACCATCGCCCGGGCCAACGACATCCCGGTGGTGTCCATCGCCGCGATGATCCAGCACAACACGTCGGCCTTTGCCTCCCTGGTCCAGACGGGCATCCGCCGTCCGAAGGACCTGGAGGGCAAGACCTATGCCTCCTGGGGCATGGCCATCGAGCGCCCCATCCTGGGCAAGCTGATGGCCTGCGACGGCGGCGACCCGGACAAGGTCGAGTTCGTCGACGTGGGCTTTGACGTGTTTCCGGCCGTCATCGGCGGGAGGGCCGACGTGGCCTGGATCTTTCTGGGGTGGGACGGGGTGCAGGCCCAGTTGATGGGCAAGGAGCTGAACGTGCTGCCGCTGCAGGGAAGCTGCGTGCCGGACTATTACACGCCGGTGATCATCGCTGGAGAGAGCACCCTGGCCAGCAAACCGGACCTGGTGCGGCGCTTTCTGGCGGCCACAGCGCGAGGCTATGACTATGCTATCGACCACCCGACGGAGTCGGCCGAGATTCTGCTGCGCGCCACACCCGAGTCGACGCCAGAGCTGATCCGCGCCAGCCAGGCCTGGCTCAGCTCGCGCTACCAGGACGATGCTCCCCGCTGGGGCGTGCAGCGCCTGGAGGTATGGCGCGAGTTTGCGCAGTTCATGCTCGACAGCCAGCTCATCCCGAAGGCCATCGATCCGGCTGCCGCCTTCAGCAACGAGTACCTGCCCCAGTGAACCCCCTGGCCCACGCCATTGAAATCGAGGGCCTCCGCAAGGCCTACCGGGTCGGCGGGCAGAGGCTGCAGGTGCTGGACGGTCTGAGCCTGCGCGCCGAGCGGGGCGAGTTCGTGACCCTGATCGGCCCGAGCGGCTGCGGCAAGAGCACCGTGCTCAGCCTCGTGGCCGGCCTGCAGCACCCGGATGAGGGGCAGATCCGCTTTGACGGCGCCGTCACCGAGCAGCGCCTGGGTC comes from the Chloroflexi bacterium ADurb.Bin180 genome and includes:
- a CDS encoding putative thiamine biosynthesis protein → MSPRRILWILALLLSACAPAAKPTPTVNKATLTLDWVPNTNHTGFYVALEKGWYREEGIDLTIQVPSDPAAALKQVAYGNTEFGVSFQEEVTIARANDIPVVSIAAMIQHNTSAFASLVQTGIRRPKDLEGKTYASWGMAIERPILGKLMACDGGDPDKVEFVDVGFDVFPAVIGGRADVAWIFLGWDGVQAQLMGKELNVLPLQGSCVPDYYTPVIIAGESTLASKPDLVRRFLAATARGYDYAIDHPTESAEILLRATPESTPELIRASQAWLSSRYQDDAPRWGVQRLEVWREFAQFMLDSQLIPKAIDPAAAFSNEYLPQ